The segment TTACCTTTTGCTTCAGGAAGTACTTCGCCTTTATAAATCCAAACCTTTACGCCAATCTTACCGTAAGTTGTATTGGCTTCCGCAAATCCATAATCAATATCTGCTCTTAAAGTATGCAGCGGTACTTTTCCTTCACTATACCATTCGGTTCTAGCAATTTCCGCACCGCCCAAACGACCGGCGCACATTATTTTAATGCCTTCGGCCCCAAACCGCATGGAGCGGGATACAACTTGCTTCATAGCCCGGCGAAAAGAAACTCTTCGTTCCAGCTGAGATGCAACGTTCTCCGAAACCAGTTGACCGTCTAATTCAGGCCTTTTGATTTCCACGATATTAACATTAACTTTTTTATCTGTTAATTTTTCCAATTCCTTACGCAGTGCTTCCACTTCCGACCCACCGCGGCCAATAACAATACCAGGTTTAGCAGTATGGATGGAAATCTTAATACGGTTAGCTGCACGTTCAATTTCGACAGTGGAAATACCTGCATCATATAGTCGTTTTTTCAGAAAGCGTCTTATTTCAATGTCTTCATACAGTAAATCAGCATAATCCTTGTCAGCATACCATTTGGCATCCCAGTCTTTAATGATGCCTATACGCAGACCTTTAGGATGAACTTTCTGCCCCACTAATTAACCTCCTCCTTTTCCCGTACCACCACGGTAATGTGACTGGTCCTTTTTCTAATCTTATCAGCTCTGCCCATTGCCCTGGGCATAAATCTTT is part of the Metallumcola ferriviriculae genome and harbors:
- the rpsC gene encoding 30S ribosomal protein S3 yields the protein MGQKVHPKGLRIGIIKDWDAKWYADKDYADLLYEDIEIRRFLKKRLYDAGISTVEIERAANRIKISIHTAKPGIVIGRGGSEVEALRKELEKLTDKKVNVNIVEIKRPELDGQLVSENVASQLERRVSFRRAMKQVVSRSMRFGAEGIKIMCAGRLGGAEIARTEWYSEGKVPLHTLRADIDYGFAEANTTYGKIGVKVWIYKGEVLPEAKGKVKEGGN